Proteins encoded in a region of the Oncorhynchus keta strain PuntledgeMale-10-30-2019 chromosome 3, Oket_V2, whole genome shotgun sequence genome:
- the atoh1c gene encoding transcription factor Atoh1 yields the protein MQRRKSLFAPYISRNADTVADLKVHPIDLPHGALVQTSWIEERVERRSECDTCAIGELRLPGLGSVEQDKSTIDRAQRRRRMAANARERRRMLGLNVAFDRLRSVIPNLESDKKLSKSETLQMAQIYISTLSDLLQDRPSVAEFSTTELESTAKVDTAPTGRSTMNSTEDATVKLPRPGTYNKCRDSGNVMRAPFEEQKTELRGFMNPWERTSGTK from the coding sequence ATGCAACGCCGCAAAAGTCTATTTGCGCCATACATCTCCAGAAACGCAGACACTGTTGCGGATTTGAAAGTGCATCCTATAGACCTGCCACATGGAGCTCTTGTGCAGACCAGTTggatagaggagagagtagagcgcAGGAGCGAATGTGACACGTGCGCTATTGGGGAACTCAGGTTGCCAGGGCTCGGATCCGTCGAACAGGACAAGAGCACCATCGACAGAGCGCAAAGGCGGCGGCGCATGGCTGCAAACGCCCGGGAGAGAAGGAGGATGCTCGGCCTCAATGTTGCCTTCGACCGGCTCAGGAGCGTTATCCCTAACCTGGAGAGCGACAAGAAGCTGTCCAAATCAGAGACTCTTCAGATGGCGCAGATATACATATCGACGCTCAGCGACTTGTTGCAGGACAGGCCCTCCGTAGCGGAATTCAGCACCACTGAACTTGAGAGCACGGCGAAAGTGGACACGGCCCCAACGGGAAGGTCAACAATGAACTCCACAGAAGACGCAACTGTAAAGCTACCTAGGCCAGGTACATACAATAAATGTAGAGACAGTGGAAACGTGATGCGCGCGCCATTCGAAGAACAGAAGACAGAGCTGCGAGGGTTTATGAACCCGTGGGAGAGAACTAGTGGCACAAAATAA